In Meleagris gallopavo isolate NT-WF06-2002-E0010 breed Aviagen turkey brand Nicholas breeding stock chromosome 2, Turkey_5.1, whole genome shotgun sequence, the following are encoded in one genomic region:
- the TAF1A gene encoding TATA box-binding protein-associated factor RNA polymerase I subunit A → MGPSEIIWRIGTEILCNHSPSNIREFNSFIEQMKTLGVKRYLKVCLEHAFHLLCNGRIDEAYQNLSLAESWRFGERTVVQDKEMKLIQAYRGLLDYYSWSNQKNILLEYEKDGFEDLSVEQEMHSCFRKAAVNLKEIIKIPGVWDLFVKPYVDLLEFYGDHQEAREVLTDYAYNSKFPANPNAHVYLYQFLKRHGAPKKSLISALKILHDIVPSHELMIDFNTMLQKSKKRKRRRLGLEVIFAVLDYAGWKKNVKAWSCLARQVKQIVISEKHLDWIKQEWNSRKDWWPAFHFSRYLAKSNWQENESLSYEKALVAGVLLGKDCKYFKYVSHHGCKAQVKKFRTLKKFVNKHSTAYLSISGL, encoded by the exons ATGGGGCCATCAGAG ATAATTTGGAGAATAGGAACAGAAATTCTGTGCAATCATTCCCCCAGCAACATAAGAGAGTTCAACTCTTTCATAGAACAGATGAAAACTTTAGGAGTAAAAAGGTATTTGAAG GTTTGCTTAGAGCATGCCTTTCATCTCCTTTGTAATGGACGGATAGATGAAGCCTACCAAAACCTGTCGCTGGCAGAGAGTTGGAGGTTTGGAGAACGAACAGTTGTTCAGGATAAAGAAATGAAGCTGATTCAGGCTTACAGGGGACTGCTAGACTACTATAGCTGGTCCAATCAGAAGAACATACTGTTAGAGTATG AGAAGGATGGATTTGAAGACTTGTCTGTTGAACAGGAAATGCATAGCTGCTTTCGGAAGGCAGCAGTAAACTTAAAGGAGATCATTAAAATACCTGGAGTCTGGGATCTCTTTGTGAAACCCTATGTGGAT CTGTTGGAATTCTATGGAGACCACCAAGAAGCTCGTGAAGTATTAACGGATTATGCTTACAACTCAAAGTTTCCTGCAAATCCCAATGCTCATGTTTACCTCTATCAGTTCTTAAAGAGACACGGTGCACCAAAGAAATCGCTCATATCTGCACTCAAG ATCTTGCATGATATTGTTCCTTCTCATGAACTAATGATAGATTTTAATACTATGCTTCAAAAATCAA AGAAACGAAAAAGACGTCGACTGGGGCTAGAAGTTATTTTTGCAGTCTTGGATTATGctggctggaagaaaaatgtaaaagcatGGAGTTGCTTGGCAAGACAGGTGAAACAAATTGTAAT TTCTGAGAAGCATCTTGACTGGATTAAGCAGGAGTGGAACTCCAGAAAGGACTGGTGGCCAGCCTTCCATTTTAGCCGCTACTTAGCAAAGAGCAATTGGCAGGAAAATGAGAGCCTTTCGTATGAAAAAGCTCTGGTGGCTGGAGTTCTTCTAGGAAAGG ATTGCAAGTACTTTAAATACGTGTCACACCACGGCTGCAAAGCTCAGGTGAAAAAGTTTCGGACACTCAAGAAATTTGTGAataagcacagcactgcctaCCTGAGCATATCTGGTCTTTGA